The Bacteroidota bacterium genome window below encodes:
- a CDS encoding RNA polymerase sigma factor produces the protein MANITDNISDTELINECKQGSTTAFKTLYDKYSGRIYSLALRMCGSNDIADDLTQDVFIKVWESISSFKGDSAFYSWLHRICINCFLMKLRTDKNYEKKIGESFNNSLMIAYTNDDFSLDMEKAIQKLPSQAKLIFILFEIEGYKHKEISQMLNIEEGTSKAHLHKARKILREELVK, from the coding sequence TTGGCAAATATCACAGATAATATTTCCGATACAGAATTAATAAACGAATGCAAGCAGGGCAGTACGACAGCATTCAAAACATTATACGATAAATATTCAGGGCGTATTTATTCTTTAGCTCTGCGTATGTGCGGAAGTAATGATATTGCAGATGATCTGACGCAGGATGTATTTATAAAGGTGTGGGAAAGCATCAGTTCTTTTAAAGGTGACTCGGCTTTTTATTCTTGGCTTCACAGGATATGCATTAACTGCTTTCTGATGAAGCTTCGCACGGATAAAAACTACGAGAAAAAAATTGGTGAAAGCTTTAATAATTCATTAATGATTGCTTACACAAATGATGACTTCTCGCTTGATATGGAGAAAGCCATTCAGAAGCTTCCCTCACAGGCAAAACTGATTTTTATTTTATTTGAAATAGAAGGTTACAAACACAAAGAAATCTCGCAAATGCTTAATATAGAAGAAGGGACATCAAAAGCCCACTTACATAAAGCAAGAAAAATTTTAAGGGAGGAATTAGTAAAATGA
- a CDS encoding acyl-CoA carboxylase subunit beta — translation MNNQQKIDDLKKKRAEAMLGGGQKRIDQQHKRGKLTARERIDLLLDKDSFEETDMFIKHQSYDFELQEQRYFTDGVITGTGTIDGRLVCVFSQDFTILGGSLSEYYAKKICKIMDFAMKMGAPIIGINDSGGARIQEGVISLGGYADIFLRNTLSSGVVPQISAIVGPCAGGAVYSPAITDFVYMVDKISYMFVTGPNVVKTVTNEDVTFDELGGAATHAVKSGVSHFTCENEVECFQSIRKLISYIPSNNMDNAPVYNYDGPIDNEIPELNTFLPDNVNKPYDMKELIEKVVDEDSFYEVHKEYAENIIVGFARIGGRSIGVVANQPLVLAGVLDLNSSIKGARFVRFCDAFNIPLLVFEDVPGFLPGTDQEWRGVIRHGAKLLYAFCEATVPKLTVIVRKAYGGAYDVMNSKHVRGDINLAWPTAEIAVMGAKGAAEIIFKKEIDAASDKVKALDEKVAEYTEKFANPYLAAERGFVDDIIEPKDTRKKLIKYFKIAENKVDSNPKKKHGNIPL, via the coding sequence ATGAACAACCAGCAAAAAATAGACGACTTAAAAAAGAAACGTGCCGAAGCAATGCTTGGCGGCGGACAGAAAAGAATTGACCAGCAGCATAAAAGAGGGAAGCTAACTGCACGCGAACGCATTGATTTATTACTGGATAAAGATTCCTTTGAAGAGACTGATATGTTTATAAAACATCAATCCTACGATTTTGAACTTCAGGAGCAAAGATATTTCACTGACGGAGTTATTACAGGTACAGGTACAATTGACGGAAGACTTGTATGTGTTTTCTCTCAGGACTTTACAATCCTCGGTGGTTCACTTTCAGAATATTATGCAAAAAAGATCTGCAAGATAATGGACTTTGCTATGAAAATGGGTGCTCCTATTATCGGTATTAACGATAGCGGCGGCGCGCGTATTCAAGAAGGTGTTATATCTCTCGGCGGATATGCTGATATATTTTTACGCAATACTTTATCAAGCGGAGTTGTTCCGCAGATTTCTGCCATAGTAGGTCCTTGCGCAGGCGGCGCAGTTTACTCTCCTGCTATAACGGATTTTGTTTACATGGTAGATAAAATCTCATATATGTTTGTTACAGGTCCTAATGTAGTTAAGACTGTTACCAATGAAGATGTTACATTTGATGAACTTGGCGGCGCAGCAACGCATGCTGTGAAATCAGGTGTAAGTCATTTTACCTGTGAAAATGAAGTTGAATGTTTCCAAAGCATAAGAAAACTTATCTCTTATATTCCGTCTAACAATATGGATAACGCTCCGGTTTATAATTATGACGGACCGATAGATAACGAAATTCCGGAGCTGAATACTTTCTTGCCTGATAACGTTAACAAGCCATATGATATGAAAGAGCTGATTGAAAAAGTCGTGGATGAGGACAGCTTCTATGAAGTACATAAAGAATATGCTGAAAATATTATAGTCGGTTTTGCAAGAATCGGAGGACGTTCAATTGGTGTTGTTGCTAACCAGCCATTGGTTTTAGCAGGTGTGCTTGATTTGAACTCGTCTATTAAAGGCGCAAGATTTGTCCGCTTCTGCGATGCATTTAATATTCCTCTTCTTGTATTTGAAGATGTACCGGGATTTTTACCCGGCACTGACCAGGAATGGAGAGGTGTTATCCGCCACGGTGCAAAATTGCTTTATGCATTCTGCGAAGCAACGGTACCAAAGCTTACAGTTATTGTCCGAAAGGCATACGGCGGGGCTTATGACGTTATGAACTCAAAGCACGTTCGCGGTGATATCAACTTAGCATGGCCGACAGCAGAGATTGCAGTAATGGGTGCAAAAGGCGCTGCTGAAATTATTTTTAAAAAAGAAATAGATGCGGCTTCAGATAAAGTAAAAGCTTTAGATGAAAAAGTCGCCGAGTACACGGAAAAATTTGCTAATCCTTACCTTGCTGCTGAAAGAGGATTTGTTGACGATATAATTGAACCTAAAGATACCCGTAAAAAACTTATAAAATACTTCAAAATCGCTGAAAATAAGGTAGATTCTAATCCTAAGAAGAAACACGGAAATATTCCGCTGTAA
- the murA gene encoding UDP-N-acetylglucosamine 1-carboxyvinyltransferase, producing MSDSNSKFIVQGGNPLHGNIKVSGSKNAAPKLMVASMLSDKPTVLHNSPNKISDLSINKTIVENLGAKISIHEDTLKIHTEKFTTSLIPKDLGNLTRIAVLMAGPLLNRTGKAEIPIPGGCKIGARPVNFHIDALEKLGAKVDIKDDYYYLTTDGLKGANIHLDYPSVGATENVIIASTLAKGRTILTNAAVEPEIIDLIKFLQKMGAIIELSTDRRITIEGVDRLEGAVHTVIPDRNQVASFASAGLASKGDIFIENAIQEDIITFLNNVRRIGGKFEVKDNGVRFFYDGPFKSIALETNVHPGFMTDWQQPFVILMTQATGISIVHETVYEQRFGYVHELKKMGADIELFNQCLGGTPCRFSTSNYLHSAVIKGPTPLHGANINVPDLRAGFSYLVAAIIAKGESIINGAVYIDRGYENIDLKLKSIGADIKRV from the coding sequence ATGTCAGATTCCAATTCAAAATTTATTGTTCAGGGTGGGAATCCTCTGCACGGTAATATAAAAGTAAGCGGTTCCAAAAACGCAGCTCCGAAGTTAATGGTAGCTTCGATGCTCTCCGATAAACCTACTGTTTTACATAATTCTCCGAATAAGATAAGTGATCTAAGTATAAATAAAACTATCGTTGAAAACTTAGGCGCAAAAATTTCTATTCACGAAGACACTTTAAAAATTCACACTGAAAAATTTACAACAAGTTTAATTCCTAAAGATTTAGGAAATCTTACACGCATAGCAGTTCTTATGGCGGGACCATTGCTTAACAGAACGGGCAAAGCGGAAATACCAATTCCCGGCGGCTGTAAAATCGGCGCTCGCCCTGTCAATTTTCATATCGATGCTCTTGAAAAGCTCGGAGCAAAAGTAGATATAAAAGATGACTATTATTATTTAACGACTGACGGATTAAAAGGCGCTAACATACATTTAGATTATCCGAGTGTCGGTGCAACAGAGAACGTTATCATTGCAAGTACTCTTGCAAAGGGCAGAACAATTTTAACAAATGCTGCAGTCGAACCTGAAATAATTGACCTCATTAAATTTCTTCAGAAGATGGGTGCAATTATTGAACTCAGCACTGACAGGAGAATTACTATTGAAGGTGTCGATAGACTTGAAGGCGCAGTGCACACAGTTATTCCTGATAGAAATCAGGTTGCATCTTTTGCATCTGCCGGACTTGCATCCAAAGGAGATATCTTTATAGAGAATGCAATACAGGAAGATATAATTACATTCCTCAATAACGTTAGACGCATAGGCGGAAAGTTTGAAGTGAAAGATAACGGAGTAAGATTTTTTTATGACGGACCGTTCAAATCAATTGCTCTGGAAACAAACGTCCATCCCGGCTTCATGACTGACTGGCAGCAGCCGTTTGTAATTCTCATGACTCAGGCAACGGGTATTTCAATTGTTCACGAAACGGTTTATGAGCAGCGGTTCGGATATGTTCACGAGCTTAAAAAAATGGGTGCCGATATTGAATTGTTCAATCAATGTCTCGGCGGAACACCATGCAGATTTTCAACATCAAATTATTTACACAGCGCAGTAATAAAGGGACCAACTCCATTGCATGGAGCAAACATTAATGTTCCTGATTTACGCGCAGGATTTTCGTATCTCGTAGCGGCAATTATTGCAAAGGGTGAATCTATTATCAACGGAGCCGTATATATAGACAGGGGATATGAAAATATTGATTTAAAATTAAAATCTATAGGGGCAGATATTAAAAGGGTTTAG
- a CDS encoding acetyl-CoA carboxylase carboxyltransferase subunit alpha has translation MPANTMLEFERPIVEMEQKIDELRKMSDTLDLSVEISKLEVRLKEARKKIFSSLTPWQIVQLARHPERPYTLDYIYLMTDNFVELHGDRHFGDDNAVVGGFASLNDQTVMIIGQQKGRDTKSNLYRNFGMPNPEGYRKALRLMKLAEKFNKPVITLIDTPGAFPGIEAEERGQAEAIARNIFEMAKLQVPIIVVIIGEGASGGALGMGVGDRVLMLQYCWYSVISPESCSQILWRSWDFKEQAAESLKLTSQDMLDLKIIDRIIEEPEGGAHRDHNQAAQILKTALLEEIEQVSKIKKDKLLDNRVKKFGDMGFFKD, from the coding sequence ATGCCTGCAAATACCATGCTTGAGTTTGAACGTCCCATTGTTGAAATGGAGCAGAAAATAGATGAACTTCGCAAAATGTCGGATACACTTGATTTATCCGTTGAAATAAGCAAGCTTGAAGTCAGATTGAAAGAAGCCAGAAAAAAAATATTCAGTTCTCTTACACCTTGGCAGATTGTTCAGCTTGCCCGCCATCCTGAACGACCTTATACTTTAGATTATATTTATCTGATGACTGATAATTTTGTAGAGCTTCACGGTGACAGACACTTCGGTGATGATAATGCTGTGGTAGGCGGATTTGCTTCTCTAAATGATCAGACTGTAATGATAATCGGACAGCAAAAAGGTCGTGATACAAAATCAAATCTTTACAGAAATTTCGGAATGCCGAACCCCGAAGGCTACAGAAAAGCATTACGATTAATGAAGCTTGCAGAAAAATTTAATAAACCGGTCATTACTTTAATTGATACTCCCGGCGCATTCCCCGGAATAGAAGCAGAAGAAAGAGGACAGGCAGAAGCTATTGCAAGAAATATTTTTGAAATGGCAAAGCTGCAGGTACCGATTATTGTTGTAATTATAGGTGAAGGTGCATCAGGCGGTGCTTTGGGAATGGGAGTTGGTGACAGAGTTCTTATGCTTCAATATTGCTGGTACTCAGTAATTTCCCCTGAGTCATGCTCGCAGATTTTATGGCGCAGCTGGGATTTTAAAGAGCAGGCAGCGGAATCATTAAAGCTCACATCGCAGGATATGCTTGATTTAAAAATTATTGATAGAATAATTGAAGAACCTGAAGGCGGGGCACATCGAGACCACAACCAGGCAGCGCAGATTTTAAAAACTGCTTTGCTTGAAGAGATTGAGCAGGTATCTAAAATTAAAAAAGATAAGCTGCTTGATAACAGGGTGAAGAAGTTTGGTGATATGGGATTTTTTAAAGATTAA
- a CDS encoding glycosyltransferase: MDISIIIVNYNVRDLLDNCISSIYKAASDKYKIEIFVVDNNSIDKSAELVKKKYPDAIVIENEKNIGFSKANNIALKQASGKYILILNPDTVLEESTFDKMIDFLNKNPGTGAVTSKLILTNGKLDSACRRSFPVPSVAIPRMLGLSKLFPKSKAFGKYNLTYLDDDKTYEVDAICGAFMFIPKKVLDEVGYFDEDYFMYGEDLDLCYRIKKAGYRIFYYPEVTTIHFKGESTKKTNLSYVNNFYGAMSIFVRKNFTGYSRILSGILQLGIFYRSGISYLTRILSFLALPVIDAVFLFVAAIISVKLRFNIFPNQQYFFIISVYVLIWLFLLTIQGIYLKKNVYSFTKTFYAIIIGFFVNSSITYFFKEYAFSREVILTSTILSVAGLLGWRLVGRLVGFFKSKNILLSKVNLLIVSDSRLQSDIEDNLISKYNVIYYSDLSVKNTVDELEEIIQIKNIDEVIFSGTNFSNLEILNLMWSFRNRNVKFKIVPSDKELILSKLNLNALDNLALIEIEYNINNKLNIFLKRLFDIILSVILLFTVYPVLLILKYILKIRLSKYVSKLLLLPQVFTGKYSFVGNPIWMNYHTKDYVGKKGLTGLVQLNYYENISGEELLNYNLFYAKNQSISLDVEILLKTFFSIFKN, from the coding sequence ATGGATATTTCAATAATCATAGTCAATTACAACGTAAGGGATCTTCTTGATAATTGTATATCCTCTATCTATAAAGCTGCCTCCGATAAATACAAAATTGAAATTTTTGTTGTAGATAATAACTCAATTGATAAAAGCGCAGAACTTGTAAAAAAAAAATATCCTGATGCAATTGTAATAGAGAACGAAAAGAACATCGGCTTCTCTAAAGCAAACAATATTGCTCTTAAACAGGCATCAGGAAAATATATTTTAATTCTTAATCCCGATACAGTTCTTGAAGAATCTACATTTGATAAAATGATAGATTTCCTTAATAAAAATCCTGGTACGGGAGCAGTCACATCCAAATTAATTCTTACTAACGGGAAATTAGATTCTGCATGCCGCAGAAGTTTTCCTGTGCCTTCTGTTGCTATTCCAAGAATGCTTGGGCTCTCAAAACTTTTCCCGAAAAGCAAAGCATTTGGTAAATACAATCTCACTTATTTAGACGATGATAAAACTTACGAAGTAGATGCAATCTGCGGAGCATTTATGTTTATTCCTAAAAAAGTTCTGGATGAAGTAGGATATTTCGATGAAGATTATTTTATGTACGGTGAAGATCTGGATTTGTGTTATCGGATCAAAAAAGCAGGATACAGGATTTTTTATTATCCCGAGGTAACTACAATTCATTTCAAGGGGGAAAGTACCAAAAAAACAAATCTCTCCTATGTAAATAATTTTTACGGAGCAATGAGTATCTTCGTTCGTAAAAATTTTACAGGATACTCCCGTATTCTTTCAGGAATATTACAGCTTGGTATTTTTTACCGCTCAGGAATTTCATACTTAACCAGAATTTTATCTTTTCTTGCTCTTCCTGTTATTGATGCTGTATTCTTATTTGTAGCTGCTATTATTTCTGTTAAACTGCGCTTCAATATTTTTCCTAACCAGCAGTACTTCTTTATTATTTCAGTCTATGTATTGATTTGGCTTTTTCTTCTGACCATTCAAGGAATTTATTTAAAGAAAAATGTTTATTCTTTTACGAAAACTTTTTATGCAATCATAATCGGTTTTTTCGTTAATTCATCCATCACATATTTCTTCAAAGAGTACGCGTTTTCAAGAGAAGTAATTTTAACATCTACAATCTTAAGTGTAGCGGGTTTGCTCGGTTGGAGACTGGTAGGAAGATTGGTTGGTTTTTTTAAATCTAAAAATATTTTGCTTAGTAAAGTAAATCTTCTCATTGTTTCAGATTCCAGATTACAATCCGATATTGAAGATAACCTGATTTCGAAATATAATGTGATTTATTATTCGGATTTATCAGTAAAAAACACAGTAGATGAATTAGAAGAAATAATACAGATTAAAAATATTGATGAAGTAATATTTTCAGGAACAAATTTCTCAAATCTGGAAATTCTGAATCTTATGTGGTCTTTCAGAAACAGAAATGTAAAGTTTAAAATTGTACCGTCGGATAAAGAACTTATATTATCCAAATTAAATCTGAACGCCCTTGATAATCTGGCTTTAATAGAAATTGAATATAATATTAACAATAAATTGAATATATTTTTAAAGAGATTGTTTGATATTATTTTATCCGTAATACTGTTATTCACGGTTTATCCTGTTCTTCTTATTTTAAAATATATTTTGAAAATTAGACTTTCAAAATATGTTTCAAAATTATTGCTTCTGCCTCAGGTCTTTACGGGGAAATATTCATTTGTAGGAAATCCTATCTGGATGAACTACCATACTAAAGATTATGTCGGTAAAAAAGGATTAACTGGACTTGTTCAGTTAAATTACTATGAAAATATTTCAGGTGAAGAGCTTTTGAATTACAATCTGTTTTACGCAAAGAATCAATCTATATCTCTGGATGTTGAAATACTTTTAAAAACATTCTTTTCTATTTTTAAGAATTAA
- a CDS encoding polyprenol monophosphomannose synthase has product MKKILVIIPTYNEAENILNIIPEVLKFTDENYEYNVLVVDDNSPDGTAKLVEDFPSNNVYILKREKKNGLGTAYVFGFKYAISNNFDYVFEMDADFSHDPKYLPRFIEKIEEGYDLVVGSRYINGVSVINWPIGRLFLSYYANIYTRLVTGLKVRDTTAGFMCYRVETLSQINLDSIRSNGYSFQIEMKFRYTLNNFKITEIPIIFIDRRAGSSKMSRKVVYEAYFMVWKLKIRSWLGKL; this is encoded by the coding sequence GTGAAAAAGATTTTAGTTATAATACCGACTTACAACGAGGCTGAAAATATTCTTAACATCATACCTGAAGTTCTCAAATTCACGGATGAAAATTATGAATATAATGTTCTGGTTGTTGATGATAACTCGCCTGACGGAACAGCTAAGCTTGTAGAGGATTTTCCCAGCAACAATGTTTATATTTTAAAAAGGGAAAAAAAGAACGGACTTGGAACAGCTTATGTCTTCGGCTTCAAATATGCTATATCAAATAATTTTGATTATGTATTTGAAATGGATGCTGATTTCTCTCATGACCCTAAATATCTTCCACGATTTATTGAAAAAATAGAAGAAGGATATGATTTAGTTGTGGGTTCCAGATATATAAATGGTGTATCAGTTATAAACTGGCCGATTGGAAGATTATTCCTGAGTTATTATGCGAATATTTACACAAGGTTAGTAACGGGATTAAAAGTAAGAGATACTACTGCCGGATTCATGTGTTACCGTGTAGAAACTCTCTCTCAAATTAATCTGGATAGCATCCGCTCAAACGGATATTCGTTTCAGATTGAAATGAAGTTCCGCTATACTCTTAATAATTTTAAGATTACCGAAATACCGATTATTTTTATTGACAGAAGAGCAGGCTCCTCTAAAATGTCACGTAAGGTTGTATACGAAGCTTACTTCATGGTATGGAAATTAAAAATTCGTTCCTGGTTAGGTAAATTATAA
- a CDS encoding sugar transferase, with translation MSKTLEKIFLFFSDFIFINLSWIAYYLIRVETGWIPYANPVQFLVPLAVIYLYWLIIFSFTGLYQYWFVRSRFDEFASVVKSVSIGCFILFFLIFIDDTINNAPIISRFLILIYWALTILMTGGGRIIIRGFQRNLLQKGIGLRNTLIVGEGEKAENLYEMITKYPQLGYKISGFISLEKDSDEKYLNSIENISVAIKQKEISEILIALEPAQKEKLVDVIKFCTGNDVHLMIMPDMYEIVSGMARTNQIYGVPLIEVMPEIMPAGSKLFKRIFDIFLSVFLLVLCSPFLILSMILIKLTTKGPVFYKQERVGRNEKIFTMYKFRSMVQNAEEYGPEWSGEDDPRITGIGKILRKMYIDEIPQLVNVLKNEMSIVGPRPERPFFVSKLKNEIPYYYKRLSVKPGITGWAQIKHKYDSSLEDVKEKLQYDFYYIENMSLKLDFKIMINTIIVVLLMKGH, from the coding sequence TTGTCTAAAACATTAGAAAAAATATTTCTTTTCTTTTCCGATTTTATTTTCATAAATCTTTCATGGATTGCATATTACTTAATCCGTGTTGAAACAGGATGGATACCTTACGCAAACCCTGTTCAGTTTTTAGTACCTTTAGCAGTTATATATTTATATTGGCTTATTATATTTTCATTTACCGGACTTTACCAGTATTGGTTTGTCCGTTCACGTTTCGATGAGTTTGCTTCAGTTGTAAAATCAGTTTCAATAGGCTGTTTTATTTTATTCTTTCTTATATTTATCGATGATACAATAAATAATGCACCGATAATTTCAAGATTTCTTATCCTGATATACTGGGCTCTTACAATTTTAATGACGGGCGGGGGCAGAATAATTATCCGGGGTTTCCAAAGAAATCTCCTTCAAAAGGGAATCGGGCTCAGAAATACTTTGATAGTTGGTGAAGGTGAGAAGGCAGAAAATTTGTATGAGATGATTACAAAATATCCGCAGTTGGGATATAAAATTTCCGGATTCATTTCATTAGAAAAAGATTCTGATGAAAAATATTTAAACTCTATTGAAAATATTTCCGTAGCAATAAAACAGAAGGAAATTTCTGAAATTCTTATTGCTCTTGAACCTGCGCAAAAAGAAAAGCTGGTAGATGTTATAAAATTTTGCACCGGCAATGATGTGCACCTGATGATTATGCCCGACATGTACGAAATTGTAAGCGGCATGGCAAGAACAAACCAGATTTATGGTGTGCCATTGATTGAAGTAATGCCGGAGATAATGCCGGCAGGCTCAAAGTTGTTTAAACGAATATTTGATATTTTTTTATCAGTTTTTCTTTTGGTCCTGTGTTCACCATTTCTGATTTTATCAATGATTTTGATTAAACTTACTACTAAAGGACCTGTCTTTTATAAACAGGAAAGAGTGGGCAGAAATGAAAAAATATTTACAATGTATAAGTTCCGCTCGATGGTGCAAAATGCTGAAGAGTATGGTCCTGAATGGTCAGGAGAGGATGACCCACGGATAACGGGCATCGGAAAAATTCTTAGAAAGATGTATATAGATGAAATTCCTCAGCTGGTAAATGTGTTAAAGAATGAAATGAGTATTGTAGGACCAAGACCCGAAAGACCTTTTTTTGTCAGTAAATTAAAAAATGAAATTCCTTATTACTATAAAAGATTATCAGTCAAACCGGGAATAACCGGCTGGGCACAGATAAAGCATAAATACGATTCGTCATTGGAAGATGTAAAAGAAAAGCTGCAGTATGATTTTTATTATATAGAAAACATGTCTCTTAAATTGGATTTTAAAATAATGATTAATACAATAATTGTTGTATTATTAATGAAAGGTCATTAA
- a CDS encoding glycosyltransferase family 4 protein, with translation MRICFYARVPDNKLFEQVDFYSNDIKILKELGHEVILAGNKKDIPAQCDLFFIWWWSSGIVPLLKAIGRRKPSITIGNIHYSDKSQQGYHARPLLIKFFINFCLKFSDVQLATSQIEFDELKKYFKPKNLKLLYHCIDGEKYFFSDKPREKIILTVTRLLKLNVERKKVLEILEAFSAVKEKFSDYKLVIVGRKEDDGYQSVFDKINQLNLSDSVELTGSISDEEKINLYHKAKVYVQPTDYEGFGMAIAESMACGTPVVTSKAGAVPEVAGDSALYVNPNSPQEISDAIIQLLEDDTLHSKLSREGAERIKNFFSYEKRKIGIKNIINNL, from the coding sequence ATGAGAATTTGTTTTTATGCAAGGGTTCCGGATAATAAATTATTTGAGCAGGTTGATTTCTATTCTAACGATATTAAAATTCTTAAAGAGTTGGGGCATGAAGTTATTTTAGCAGGCAACAAAAAAGATATTCCTGCACAATGTGATTTGTTCTTTATCTGGTGGTGGAGCTCAGGAATTGTTCCTTTGTTAAAAGCTATTGGGAGGCGAAAACCTTCCATTACAATTGGCAACATTCACTATTCCGATAAATCACAGCAAGGATACCATGCGAGACCCTTGTTGATAAAATTTTTTATTAACTTCTGTTTGAAATTCTCTGATGTTCAGCTGGCTACTTCTCAAATAGAGTTTGATGAATTAAAAAAGTATTTCAAACCAAAAAATCTGAAACTTCTTTATCATTGTATTGACGGTGAAAAATATTTTTTTTCAGATAAGCCCCGTGAGAAAATTATACTTACAGTAACCAGATTACTAAAGCTTAATGTTGAGCGTAAAAAAGTACTTGAAATTCTTGAAGCATTTTCTGCTGTTAAAGAAAAATTTTCTGATTATAAACTCGTAATTGTAGGAAGGAAAGAAGATGACGGTTATCAAAGTGTATTTGATAAAATTAATCAGTTAAATCTTTCAGATTCAGTTGAACTAACGGGAAGCATTTCTGACGAAGAAAAAATCAATTTGTATCATAAAGCTAAAGTATATGTTCAGCCGACAGATTATGAAGGATTTGGAATGGCTATTGCGGAGAGCATGGCTTGCGGAACACCGGTCGTTACAAGTAAAGCGGGTGCTGTTCCTGAAGTAGCAGGTGATTCGGCTTTATATGTAAATCCCAACAGCCCGCAAGAAATATCTGATGCAATTATTCAACTTCTGGAAGATGATACTTTACATTCCAAACTGAGCCGGGAAGGAGCGGAAAGGATAAAAAATTTCTTTTCTTATGAGAAGAGAAAAATCGGGATTAAAAATATAATAAATAATCTCTGA
- a CDS encoding glycosyltransferase family 4 protein, which produces MSKEGIRILTQYFYPDVASTGQLLGELAFGLADKGLEVSALTALPSYSYKIEAKKKEKFHNVNISRLWTTKLNKNTKIGQLLNSISFFTNIFFHLLFSSSKTPLLIVSNPPFLPIVGYFIKKLKKINYIYLIHDVFPEKAYKLNYVSEKSIFIKIWSAFDKKVLSNASEIIVLSEAMKKVVETKMKNYELSHDNKIFVIHNWADGNFIKPVEKLQNSFLINNNLSGKFVVMYSGNIGASYDLEALIETARLTKENEFAFLFIGDGVKKKKLQDLASSYNLTNIAYLPYQLKKDLPFSLTAPSVSVVTYESYLEGLLMPSKLYTTLAAGVPVIALCSKDSEVAKIIEEAKCGFIVEKNDAQQFYNYILKIKNDPALEKELGMNARKYFEENFALNVAVDKYYNVIKKLS; this is translated from the coding sequence TTGAGCAAAGAGGGAATAAGAATACTAACGCAATACTTTTATCCGGATGTTGCAAGTACAGGACAGCTTTTAGGAGAATTAGCTTTTGGTCTGGCAGATAAAGGACTGGAAGTTTCAGCTCTTACTGCGCTTCCCTCATACAGCTATAAAATTGAAGCAAAAAAAAAGGAAAAATTCCATAATGTGAATATTTCCAGGCTATGGACAACTAAACTCAATAAAAATACAAAAATTGGTCAACTATTAAATTCTATTTCATTTTTTACAAATATTTTTTTTCACCTCTTATTTTCATCATCAAAGACTCCTTTATTAATTGTTTCTAATCCTCCCTTTCTGCCTATTGTAGGATACTTCATAAAAAAGCTAAAAAAAATTAATTATATTTATCTCATTCACGATGTATTTCCTGAAAAGGCTTATAAATTAAATTACGTATCTGAAAAAAGTATTTTTATTAAGATCTGGAGCGCATTTGACAAGAAAGTTTTATCAAATGCTTCAGAAATAATTGTATTAAGCGAAGCTATGAAAAAAGTTGTTGAGACAAAGATGAAAAATTATGAACTCTCCCATGATAATAAAATTTTTGTAATTCATAACTGGGCAGATGGAAATTTTATAAAGCCGGTCGAAAAATTGCAAAATTCGTTTCTTATAAATAATAATTTATCAGGAAAGTTTGTAGTGATGTACTCGGGAAATATCGGAGCCTCTTACGATTTAGAAGCACTTATTGAAACTGCCAGACTTACAAAAGAAAATGAATTTGCATTTTTATTTATCGGTGATGGTGTCAAAAAGAAAAAATTGCAGGATTTAGCTTCTTCGTATAATCTAACTAATATAGCATACTTACCTTATCAGCTAAAAAAGGATTTACCTTTTTCACTTACGGCTCCATCTGTTTCAGTTGTTACTTATGAAAGTTATCTGGAAGGACTGCTAATGCCAAGTAAATTATATACAACTCTTGCTGCCGGCGTACCCGTTATTGCTTTATGTTCTAAAGATTCGGAAGTTGCCAAAATTATTGAAGAAGCAAAGTGCGGATTCATTGTAGAAAAAAATGATGCTCAGCAGTTTTACAATTATATTCTGAAGATTAAAAATGACCCGGCACTTGAAAAAGAATTGGGCATGAATGCAAGAAAATACTTTGAAGAAAATTTTGCTTTGAATGTAGCAGTTGATAAATACTATAACGTAATTAAAAAATTATCGTAA